In Micromonospora sp. WMMD980, the following are encoded in one genomic region:
- a CDS encoding DUF3962 domain-containing protein, whose product MRYDRTQTAAFVAAGDLKIPLHTLTFPISWRRPILDLRTAGWREESRARAQQVPIGRLNALMRTVAPDLVSTATWATLDEDNPWLFAAKPFPPAIMRTFINAWLYDLPTTDDGKALVMPTIRKLDSGTLRWTQKTVDLLAHELSDGNTAVPQPHLFSLLPDYAAAKIAGQSYQHGSRSIRFRQVAANPANGYAELVSWPPLEHHTGKGSNIRTWYYSATIKIALRTKAFDPTLRLHVDTGIRRWTSGELHTKGRWGASTLLQTTSPFVADAPTSQRFAVAHLIWDRDTREMGWRNGGTEQILTRIGAVENLPAAEQLAGKSDAWIFGRDGVTAAVTYHTTMRGPDHQVGTGIMPAERSRLIRWIGQCLQPDFDLDQPLTRVLIGGKASRSLSKLESVPKDKKDQTDAERTQLVEKQEAAHAANAEISKANALIRRQQLAAAVDGRLSVALLYQGDGKGMRDRLLATVERLLDLPHQQPASNHTWTWKVGDLNLTIYARPLGRLGAALGEGSVPRRGRKHDEAVDTHRKVVASAMKDLAEEVSDTLQLALIELDGAKAFKARTTDPKFAIRMGCADAGMVSQFIRPDEFPGKDLDKEEASNQHRAEAAWDDCLRQLGIRFVPQHRLKSAIPDDLEQLAFWVVKRRNDDTNTHQIFIPIAILIRPGQKHIMGKAEGMADWVPYPTLLKTLAGTNYHASPAKEDEQKERLAAFIRSTLTRFRNTQTLIVTEAHNIRYRLTTVQNAHMLPDHLQLGELRPQKISLFGKKMRLVRICGNDRLETPESWAFEGDSIGISDGLWRHDDGTGNTEQTRAYYSTVDKPATHSSIVIDLAKLTPHYKENPAKADAPDPSGGRSPDGELEGARNYLDPSKNAWNAELLEFVVAAHPEGEDPANWAGFLHQQRHCFDDYRAALSRPLIMHVARLTNQYALPADETLEDDADNIDDQPEPEGEVQLTFDFEL is encoded by the coding sequence ATGCGCTACGACCGCACTCAGACCGCAGCCTTCGTGGCAGCAGGCGATCTCAAAATCCCGCTGCACACGCTTACCTTCCCCATCTCTTGGCGCCGCCCTATCCTCGACCTGCGCACCGCCGGTTGGCGCGAGGAATCACGCGCACGCGCCCAGCAGGTCCCGATCGGGCGCCTCAACGCACTGATGCGCACCGTCGCCCCCGATCTGGTCTCCACCGCTACCTGGGCAACCCTCGATGAAGACAACCCCTGGCTGTTCGCAGCAAAGCCGTTCCCGCCGGCAATCATGCGGACCTTCATCAACGCCTGGCTGTATGACCTGCCCACCACCGACGACGGCAAAGCGCTCGTGATGCCGACAATCAGGAAACTCGACTCGGGCACCCTGCGGTGGACGCAGAAGACCGTCGACCTGCTCGCCCACGAGCTCTCCGATGGCAACACCGCCGTCCCGCAGCCTCACCTGTTCAGCCTGCTGCCTGACTACGCCGCAGCTAAAATCGCCGGCCAGTCATACCAGCATGGCAGCAGATCCATAAGGTTCCGGCAGGTCGCGGCGAATCCCGCCAACGGCTACGCCGAACTCGTCTCCTGGCCGCCGCTGGAACACCACACCGGCAAAGGCAGCAACATCCGGACCTGGTACTACAGCGCCACAATCAAGATCGCGCTACGTACAAAGGCGTTCGACCCCACCCTGCGACTACACGTCGACACCGGCATCCGCCGCTGGACCAGCGGCGAGCTACACACCAAGGGCCGCTGGGGAGCTTCTACCCTCCTACAGACGACCAGCCCCTTCGTAGCTGACGCACCGACATCGCAGAGATTCGCGGTCGCCCACCTGATCTGGGACCGAGACACCCGGGAAATGGGCTGGCGCAACGGCGGCACCGAACAGATCCTCACCCGGATCGGCGCCGTGGAAAATCTCCCGGCTGCCGAGCAGCTCGCCGGTAAGTCAGACGCCTGGATCTTCGGCCGAGATGGCGTCACTGCCGCCGTCACCTACCACACCACCATGCGCGGCCCCGACCACCAGGTCGGCACCGGCATCATGCCAGCCGAACGCAGCCGCCTCATCCGCTGGATCGGCCAGTGCCTGCAGCCCGACTTCGACCTCGACCAGCCCCTGACCCGCGTCCTCATCGGCGGCAAGGCGAGCCGAAGCCTCAGCAAGCTCGAAAGCGTCCCCAAGGACAAAAAGGACCAGACCGACGCCGAGCGAACCCAGCTCGTCGAAAAGCAGGAAGCCGCCCACGCCGCAAACGCTGAAATCTCGAAGGCGAACGCCCTCATCCGACGCCAGCAACTGGCCGCCGCAGTCGACGGCCGGCTCTCCGTCGCGTTGCTCTACCAGGGCGACGGCAAGGGAATGCGCGACCGCCTCCTCGCTACCGTCGAACGGCTACTCGACCTGCCCCATCAGCAACCCGCCAGCAACCACACCTGGACATGGAAAGTCGGAGACCTCAACCTCACGATCTACGCCCGCCCCCTCGGCAGGCTCGGCGCAGCGCTCGGCGAGGGCTCCGTTCCCAGGCGCGGCCGGAAGCACGACGAAGCCGTCGACACGCACCGGAAAGTCGTCGCCTCCGCGATGAAAGATCTGGCCGAAGAAGTCAGCGACACCCTGCAACTCGCCCTCATCGAGCTCGACGGCGCGAAAGCCTTCAAAGCACGCACCACCGACCCGAAATTCGCTATCCGCATGGGCTGTGCCGACGCCGGCATGGTCAGCCAGTTCATCCGCCCCGACGAGTTCCCGGGCAAAGATCTCGACAAAGAAGAAGCAAGCAACCAACACAGGGCCGAAGCCGCCTGGGACGACTGCCTACGTCAACTCGGCATCCGATTCGTCCCGCAACATCGCCTCAAGAGCGCCATCCCCGACGACCTCGAGCAGCTCGCCTTCTGGGTCGTCAAAAGGCGGAACGACGACACCAACACTCACCAAATCTTCATCCCGATCGCCATCCTGATCCGGCCCGGCCAGAAGCACATCATGGGCAAGGCCGAGGGCATGGCCGACTGGGTGCCCTACCCGACCCTGCTCAAGACCCTGGCAGGCACGAACTACCATGCGAGCCCTGCCAAGGAAGACGAACAGAAGGAGCGGCTCGCTGCCTTCATCCGAAGTACCCTAACCCGGTTCCGAAACACGCAGACCCTCATCGTGACTGAAGCCCACAACATCCGGTATCGACTCACTACGGTACAGAACGCGCACATGCTGCCCGACCACCTCCAGCTCGGCGAATTGCGACCTCAGAAAATCAGCCTCTTCGGCAAGAAAATGAGGCTGGTACGGATCTGCGGCAACGATCGCCTCGAAACCCCCGAGTCATGGGCTTTCGAGGGCGACAGCATCGGCATCTCTGACGGGCTGTGGCGACACGACGACGGAACCGGAAACACCGAGCAGACGCGCGCCTACTACAGCACGGTCGACAAGCCGGCTACCCACAGCTCCATCGTCATCGACTTGGCCAAACTTACGCCTCATTACAAGGAGAACCCAGCAAAGGCCGATGCTCCCGATCCCTCAGGGGGCCGTTCTCCCGATGGAGAACTAGAGGGCGCGAGGAACTATCTCGACCCTTCTAAGAACGCCTGGAACGCGGAACTGCTCGAGTTCGTCGTCGCCGCTCACCCCGAGGGTGAAGACCCCGCAAACTGGGCCGGTTTTCTGCACCAGCAACGCCACTGCTTTGACGACTACCGGGCCGCCCTCAGCAGGCCACTGATCATGCACGTCGCACGACTCACCAACCAATACGCCCTACCCGCCGACGAAACTCTCGAAGACGACGCCGACAACATCGATGATCAACCTGAACCCGAAGGCGAGGTTCAGCTCACCTTCGACTTCGAGCTCTGA